Proteins encoded within one genomic window of Sphingomonas sp. NBWT7:
- a CDS encoding PAS domain-containing protein, which yields MDRQPLAPTPVEPFEPSPETGAAIAAFAAGLDSGDPMQIGFVMTPVAMVVVDPTLPDSPLIFVNRAFERLTGFPASEVLGRNCRFMQGPLTNPDDVARLKDAIARREPIELDLLNHRRDGTPFWNRLMVAPVFRDDGSLRYFVASQIDVTIERHRVHKLEQDREALADEVAQRDADLAAHNARLRLALKAGALGTWTLDLPEQVLTASSGCKRVFGRPLAAPFTYDDLLTAIHPDDLPAMQAAVRRTIEHGAPYEIEYRILTPGGEQRWVLVQGELQYRADGTPLSMAGFSTDISQRKFAEEHRAVLARELTHRVKNTLATVNAVVSQTLRDAASIEDAAATISGRIASLGAAQELLIQDEVEGAAIGDIVEKALLPFRDRDGARFAIDGPAVRLSPEITLALAMALHELATNAVKYGALSVPEGRVAIEWSIRRKEGGRRLFLCWGEHDGPPVTPPTRTGFGTRMIERVLRKHVRGGAAIQYLESGVRFEIEAPV from the coding sequence TTGGACCGCCAACCGCTTGCTCCCACGCCCGTAGAGCCGTTCGAACCGTCGCCTGAAACCGGTGCGGCGATTGCGGCATTCGCTGCCGGCCTCGACAGCGGCGATCCGATGCAGATCGGCTTCGTGATGACGCCCGTCGCGATGGTCGTCGTCGATCCGACGCTGCCCGATAGCCCGCTGATCTTCGTCAATCGCGCGTTCGAGCGGTTGACCGGATTTCCCGCCAGTGAGGTTCTCGGGCGCAACTGCCGCTTCATGCAGGGACCGCTGACCAATCCCGACGATGTCGCGCGGCTGAAGGACGCCATTGCGCGGCGCGAGCCGATCGAGCTCGATTTGCTGAACCATCGGCGGGACGGTACGCCGTTCTGGAACCGGCTGATGGTCGCGCCGGTGTTTCGCGACGACGGATCCTTGCGCTATTTCGTCGCCTCGCAGATCGACGTCACGATCGAGCGGCACCGTGTGCACAAGCTCGAGCAGGATCGCGAGGCGCTCGCCGACGAGGTGGCGCAGCGCGACGCCGATCTCGCGGCGCACAACGCCCGGCTGCGGCTGGCACTGAAGGCCGGCGCGCTCGGCACCTGGACGCTCGATCTGCCCGAGCAGGTGCTGACGGCGTCGTCGGGGTGCAAGCGCGTGTTCGGCCGGCCGCTGGCAGCGCCGTTCACCTACGACGACCTGCTGACGGCGATCCACCCCGACGACCTTCCGGCAATGCAGGCGGCGGTGCGTCGGACGATCGAGCATGGCGCGCCGTACGAGATCGAATATCGCATCCTGACACCGGGGGGAGAGCAGCGCTGGGTGCTGGTGCAGGGCGAACTGCAGTATCGCGCCGACGGAACGCCGCTATCGATGGCGGGCTTCTCGACCGACATCTCCCAGCGCAAGTTCGCCGAGGAGCATCGCGCGGTGCTGGCGCGCGAGCTGACGCATCGCGTCAAGAATACGCTCGCCACCGTCAACGCGGTGGTCAGCCAGACCCTGCGCGACGCCGCGTCGATCGAGGATGCGGCGGCGACGATATCCGGGCGTATCGCGAGCCTCGGCGCGGCGCAGGAGCTGCTGATCCAGGACGAGGTGGAGGGGGCGGCGATCGGCGACATCGTCGAGAAGGCGCTGCTGCCGTTTCGCGACCGCGACGGCGCGCGTTTCGCGATCGACGGGCCAGCGGTTCGCCTGTCGCCGGAGATCACGCTCGCGCTCGCGATGGCGCTGCACGAACTGGCGACCAACGCGGTCAAATACGGTGCGCTGTCCGTACCGGAGGGGCGGGTTGCGATCGAATGGTCGATCCGGCGCAAGGAAGGCGGGCGGCGCCTGTTCCTTTGCTGGGGCGAGCACGACGGACCACCGGTTACACCGCCAACCCGCACCGGTTTCGGCACGCGTATGATCGAGCGCGTGCTACGCAAGCACGTGCGGGGCGGCGCGGCGATCCAATATCTCGAAAGCGGCGTGCGCTTCGAGATCGAGGCGCCGGTCTGA
- a CDS encoding histidine kinase famiy protein, whose protein sequence is MTDTTTETPPGGPPPHLPGHANHDMTDDSNSIFFAAVKTTRMPMIVTDPNQPDNPIVFANPAFVNMTGYDWDELVGRNCRLLQGPDTDRETVAEVRRAVQRRQETSVEILNYKKNGAAFWNALFISPVFDSDNRLIYFFASQLDVTRRRDAEEGLRQAQKMEAVGQLTGGVAHDFNNLLTVIQGFGDVLKHQIESDGDFDRRRAARSINAVLQAAERGATLTQQLLAFSRRQKLQGRVINIVDLIDELQPLIERTAGGLVKVEITHQETTCNARIDPTQAELAIINILLNARDAMPNGGRILIDVRNRSIDVADKGFGEIEAGNYVSVTITDEGVGMSPDVLKRVTEPFFTTKDQGKGTGLGLSMVYGFVKQSGGSLELQSEEGNGTTVRMLFPCETAQVDPVHERVQRSLADKRGSETVLIVEDQIDVGDYAETVLAEFGYTVLRAENANEALALLDGAGQIDLLFSDLIMPGGMNGVMLAREVKRRRPKMRVLLTTGYAESSIERVDARGAEFELIQKPYKRSELATKVRQVIEGPTGIGTHGG, encoded by the coding sequence ATGACCGATACGACGACCGAAACGCCGCCGGGCGGGCCGCCGCCCCATCTACCCGGCCATGCCAATCACGACATGACCGACGACAGCAACAGCATCTTCTTTGCCGCGGTGAAGACGACGCGGATGCCGATGATCGTCACCGATCCAAACCAGCCGGACAATCCGATCGTCTTCGCCAACCCGGCGTTCGTCAACATGACGGGTTATGACTGGGACGAACTGGTCGGGCGCAATTGCCGGTTGCTCCAGGGCCCCGATACCGATCGCGAGACGGTGGCGGAGGTGCGCCGCGCTGTCCAGCGCCGGCAGGAAACGTCGGTCGAAATCCTCAATTACAAGAAGAACGGCGCGGCGTTCTGGAACGCGCTATTCATCTCGCCGGTATTCGATTCGGACAATCGGCTGATCTATTTCTTCGCCTCCCAGCTCGACGTGACACGGCGTCGCGATGCGGAGGAAGGCCTGCGGCAGGCGCAGAAGATGGAGGCGGTCGGCCAACTGACCGGCGGGGTGGCGCACGACTTCAACAATCTGCTGACGGTGATCCAGGGCTTCGGCGACGTGCTGAAACATCAGATCGAAAGCGACGGCGATTTCGATCGTCGAAGGGCGGCGCGGTCGATCAACGCGGTGCTGCAGGCGGCGGAACGCGGCGCAACGCTGACGCAGCAGCTGCTCGCCTTTTCCCGCCGGCAGAAGCTGCAGGGGCGCGTGATCAATATCGTCGACCTGATCGACGAGCTGCAGCCGCTGATCGAGCGGACCGCGGGCGGGCTCGTCAAGGTGGAGATCACGCATCAGGAGACGACCTGCAACGCGCGGATCGATCCGACGCAGGCGGAACTCGCGATCATCAATATCCTCCTCAACGCGCGCGATGCGATGCCCAACGGCGGCAGGATCCTGATCGACGTGCGCAATCGATCGATCGACGTGGCCGACAAGGGCTTCGGCGAGATCGAGGCGGGCAATTACGTATCGGTGACGATCACCGACGAGGGCGTCGGCATGTCGCCGGACGTGCTGAAGCGCGTGACCGAGCCGTTTTTCACCACCAAAGATCAGGGCAAGGGCACGGGCCTCGGCCTTTCCATGGTGTACGGGTTCGTCAAGCAATCGGGCGGGTCGCTCGAACTCCAGTCGGAAGAAGGTAACGGCACCACGGTACGCATGCTGTTTCCGTGCGAGACGGCACAGGTCGATCCGGTCCACGAGCGCGTCCAGCGCTCGCTGGCCGACAAGCGCGGCAGCGAAACGGTGCTGATCGTCGAGGATCAGATCGATGTCGGAGACTATGCCGAAACCGTGCTTGCCGAATTCGGCTACACCGTGCTGCGCGCGGAGAACGCGAACGAGGCGCTGGCGCTGCTCGACGGCGCAGGCCAGATCGATCTGCTGTTCAGTGATCTGATCATGCCCGGCGGCATGAACGGCGTGATGCTGGCACGCGAGGTGAAGCGGCGTCGCCCCAAGATGCGCGTGCTGCTGACCACCGGTTACGCCGAATCCTCGATCGAGCGGGTGGATGCGCGCGGGGCGGAATTCGAGCTGATCCAGAAGCCCTACAAGCGCAGCGAGCTCGCCACCAAGGTGCGGCAGGTGATCGAAGGCCCGACCGGGATCGGAACGCACGGCGGGTAA
- a CDS encoding pilus assembly protein TadG-related protein: protein MTLRLWRRLRRDRRGATLMIFAFTVIPLCFTIGMGVDYARAMKSQTKLNAVADAAALVAVSKLILTQPDAAAAGYAQQMFQVQSSPILAAAGVTITAITVTAPTDASGRRTATVTYRGTSRNTFAKILGVNTLDIGGTSVTTNATAPNIDFYMLADVSGSMALPVTSEGLQLVGQSNPKNCQFACHSVNDSTKGRDANGNMTDLYGVAKSYNLKLRIDEAGTAISRLATSAKSVSSKNGARYRMAIATFRGAGGYTTLQPMTSDLDTAATKTVNMTPSLFYRNGCPTEACAATEVGFNDRDSASDDATDRANAAMSNPGTGLNGAAPQGVLFIITDGMKDEYRVNNVPEIAFDATRCTAIKNRRIRIAILYTEYLAQALTDDPWSQTNVAPHLHTIEPALQACASEGLYTKVTTNQDISAALDKLFYNAVATARISG from the coding sequence ATGACCCTTCGGCTCTGGCGTCGGCTCCGACGCGATCGGCGCGGCGCGACGCTGATGATCTTTGCCTTCACCGTCATCCCGCTGTGCTTCACCATCGGCATGGGCGTGGATTACGCGCGCGCGATGAAATCGCAGACGAAGCTCAACGCGGTCGCCGATGCGGCAGCGCTCGTCGCGGTCAGCAAGTTGATCCTGACCCAGCCGGATGCCGCCGCCGCGGGCTATGCGCAGCAGATGTTCCAGGTGCAGTCGTCACCGATCCTCGCCGCGGCCGGCGTGACGATTACCGCGATCACCGTCACCGCGCCGACCGACGCGAGCGGGCGCCGCACCGCAACCGTCACCTATCGCGGCACGTCGCGCAACACCTTCGCCAAGATCCTCGGCGTCAACACGCTCGACATCGGCGGCACGTCGGTCACCACCAACGCGACCGCGCCGAACATCGATTTCTACATGCTCGCCGACGTCTCGGGCTCGATGGCACTGCCGGTAACGTCGGAAGGCCTGCAGCTCGTCGGACAAAGCAACCCAAAAAACTGCCAGTTCGCCTGCCATTCGGTCAACGACAGCACTAAGGGGCGCGACGCGAACGGCAACATGACCGATCTCTACGGCGTCGCGAAATCGTACAATCTCAAGCTGCGCATCGACGAGGCGGGCACGGCGATCTCCCGCCTCGCCACCAGTGCGAAATCGGTGTCGAGCAAGAATGGTGCGCGCTACCGTATGGCGATCGCCACCTTCCGCGGCGCAGGCGGCTATACGACATTGCAGCCGATGACGTCGGATCTCGACACGGCGGCGACCAAGACGGTCAACATGACGCCATCGCTATTCTACCGCAACGGATGCCCGACGGAGGCATGCGCGGCGACCGAAGTCGGCTTCAACGATCGCGACAGCGCGAGCGACGACGCGACCGATCGCGCCAACGCCGCGATGAGCAACCCCGGAACCGGACTGAACGGGGCTGCCCCGCAGGGCGTGCTGTTCATCATCACCGACGGGATGAAGGACGAATATCGCGTAAATAATGTGCCCGAAATCGCCTTCGACGCGACGCGGTGCACCGCGATCAAGAACCGCCGCATCCGCATCGCGATCCTCTACACCGAATATCTCGCCCAGGCGCTGACCGACGATCCCTGGTCGCAGACGAACGTCGCTCCGCATCTCCACACGATCGAGCCGGCGCTCCAGGCGTGCGCCTCCGAAGGCCTCTACACTAAGGTGACGACCAACCAGGACATCTCGGCCGCGCTCGACAAGCTGTTCTATAATGCGGTCGCCACCGCGCGGATCAGCGGCTAG
- a CDS encoding NAD(P)/FAD-dependent oxidoreductase yields the protein MTSSDRLAPADDLDVEALRARYRAERDKRLRTDADRQYHELSGDFARYAEEDPYVEPGFTRAPLTDFVEVAVIGGGFSGMLAAARLKEKGVTDLRIIEAGGDFGGTWYWNRYPGAQCDIESYCYLPLLEELGYLPKEKYSYVTEIYEHCQRIGKHYGLYDLTLFQTRVSELAWDDTERCWIIRTNRGDAMRARFVVSALGTASRAKLPGIPGIDSFEGHSFHTSRWDYGYTGGDTTGNLWKLEDKTVAIIGTGATAIQCIPALGRHAKKLYVFQRTPSSVDTRSNKPTDPEWAKTLQPGWQRARRHNFADIIEGRPFDDDLVNDNWTSIFREVQSFVVRNAKTIGPEAAMAHAELADFRKMNAIRQRVDETVADKETAEKLKPWYRQFCKRPTFNDEYLPTFNRPNVKLVDVSESKGVERITPKGLVANGREYEVDCIVYASGFEITTSFKRRVGFDIKGRGGQKLHDYWADGYKTLHGFASHGFPNWFYIGVSQNGLSVNMTAMFDDQAQHIAYIIAEAKARGVSEVEPTPEAQDGWVSTIKKLSVVNRAYLESCTPGYYNNEGDVSGGQAGQTYAPGINAFNALLADWRGEGALRGLSLRP from the coding sequence ATGACGAGCAGCGACCGCCTGGCCCCGGCCGACGACCTCGACGTGGAGGCGCTGCGCGCGCGCTATCGCGCGGAACGCGACAAGCGCCTGCGCACCGATGCCGACCGCCAGTATCACGAATTGTCGGGCGATTTCGCACGCTATGCGGAGGAGGATCCCTACGTCGAACCCGGCTTCACCCGCGCGCCGCTCACCGATTTCGTCGAAGTGGCGGTGATCGGCGGCGGGTTCAGCGGCATGCTCGCAGCGGCGCGGCTCAAGGAAAAGGGCGTCACCGATCTGCGGATCATCGAGGCCGGCGGCGACTTCGGCGGCACCTGGTACTGGAACCGCTATCCTGGCGCGCAGTGCGACATCGAAAGCTACTGCTACCTGCCGCTGCTCGAGGAGCTCGGCTATCTGCCGAAGGAGAAATATTCCTACGTCACCGAGATCTACGAACACTGCCAGCGGATCGGCAAGCATTACGGCCTCTACGATCTCACCCTGTTTCAGACGCGCGTGTCGGAACTCGCGTGGGACGATACGGAGCGCTGCTGGATCATCCGCACCAACCGCGGCGATGCGATGCGCGCGCGCTTCGTCGTCTCGGCGCTGGGCACGGCGAGCCGCGCGAAGCTGCCCGGTATCCCCGGCATCGACAGCTTCGAAGGGCACAGCTTCCACACCAGCCGCTGGGATTACGGCTATACCGGCGGCGACACGACCGGCAACCTGTGGAAGCTCGAAGACAAGACGGTGGCGATCATCGGCACCGGCGCGACCGCGATTCAGTGCATCCCGGCGCTCGGCCGCCACGCCAAGAAGCTCTACGTGTTCCAGCGCACGCCGTCATCGGTCGACACGCGCAGCAACAAGCCGACCGATCCCGAATGGGCAAAGACACTTCAGCCCGGCTGGCAGCGCGCGCGCCGGCATAATTTCGCCGACATCATCGAAGGGCGCCCGTTCGACGACGATCTGGTGAACGACAATTGGACGTCGATCTTCCGCGAAGTGCAGTCCTTCGTCGTCCGCAACGCCAAGACGATCGGCCCCGAAGCCGCGATGGCGCACGCCGAACTCGCCGACTTCCGCAAGATGAACGCGATCCGCCAGCGCGTCGACGAGACGGTCGCCGACAAGGAGACTGCGGAAAAGCTCAAGCCGTGGTACCGCCAGTTCTGCAAGCGGCCGACCTTCAACGACGAATATCTGCCGACCTTCAACCGCCCCAACGTCAAGCTCGTCGATGTCAGCGAGAGCAAGGGCGTCGAGCGGATCACGCCCAAGGGGCTCGTCGCCAACGGTCGCGAATATGAGGTCGATTGCATCGTCTACGCCTCAGGCTTCGAGATCACGACCTCGTTCAAGCGGCGCGTCGGCTTCGACATCAAGGGTCGCGGCGGGCAGAAGCTGCACGATTACTGGGCCGACGGGTATAAGACGCTGCACGGCTTCGCCAGCCACGGCTTTCCCAACTGGTTCTACATCGGCGTGTCGCAGAACGGCCTGTCGGTGAACATGACCGCGATGTTCGACGATCAGGCGCAGCATATCGCCTATATCATCGCCGAGGCGAAGGCGCGCGGCGTCAGCGAGGTGGAGCCGACACCCGAGGCGCAGGACGGCTGGGTATCGACGATCAAGAAGCTGTCGGTCGTCAACCGCGCCTATCTGGAAAGCTGCACGCCGGGCTATTACAACAACGAAGGCGACGTCAGCGGCGGACAGGCCGGGCAGACCTACGCCCCCGGCATCAACGCCTTCAACGCGCTGCTCGCCGACTGGCGCGGCGAGGGCGCGCTGCGCGGCCTGTCGCTCAGGCCATGA
- the yghU gene encoding glutathione-dependent disulfide-bond oxidoreductase, which produces MTEPSYTPPTVWSWNKESGGRFAAINRPIAGPTHDKDLPVGKHPLQLYSLATPNGVKVTVLLEELLAAGYSGAEYDAWLIRINEGDQFSSGFVDVNPNSKIPALLDRSGPAPVRVFESGAILLYLAEKFGAFVPTDPAARAECLSWLFWQMGSAPYLGGGFGHFYAYAPFKIEYAIDRFAMEVKRQLDVLDRRLGESEYLGGSDYTIADMAVWPWYGALVKGLVYEAGTFLQVEEYKNVQRWTDQIAERPAVKRGRMVNRVMGDPASQLHERHDAADFDTKTQDKIGAAQ; this is translated from the coding sequence ATGACCGAACCGAGCTACACCCCGCCGACCGTGTGGTCCTGGAACAAGGAGAGCGGTGGGCGCTTCGCCGCGATCAACCGTCCGATCGCGGGGCCGACGCACGACAAGGATCTGCCCGTCGGCAAGCATCCGCTGCAGCTCTACTCGCTCGCGACGCCCAACGGCGTGAAGGTGACCGTCCTGCTCGAGGAGCTGCTCGCCGCAGGATACAGCGGCGCCGAATATGACGCGTGGCTGATCCGCATCAATGAGGGCGATCAGTTCTCGAGCGGCTTCGTCGACGTCAATCCAAACTCGAAGATCCCCGCGCTGCTCGATCGCAGCGGCCCCGCGCCGGTGCGCGTGTTCGAATCAGGCGCGATCCTGCTCTATCTCGCGGAGAAGTTTGGCGCGTTCGTACCCACCGATCCGGCGGCGCGCGCGGAATGCCTGTCGTGGCTGTTCTGGCAGATGGGCAGCGCGCCGTATCTCGGCGGCGGGTTCGGCCATTTCTACGCCTATGCCCCGTTCAAGATCGAATATGCGATCGATCGTTTCGCGATGGAGGTGAAGCGGCAGCTCGACGTGCTCGATCGGCGGCTGGGCGAGAGCGAATATCTCGGCGGCAGCGACTATACGATCGCCGACATGGCGGTGTGGCCGTGGTACGGCGCGCTCGTTAAGGGGCTGGTCTACGAGGCGGGCACCTTCCTTCAGGTGGAGGAATATAAGAACGTCCAGCGCTGGACCGATCAGATCGCCGAGCGGCCGGCGGTGAAGCGCGGGCGGATGGTGAACCGCGTGATGGGCGACCCCGCGAGCCAGCTCCACGAGCGCCACGACGCAGCCGACTTCGATACCAAGACGCAGGACAAGATCGGGGCGGCGCAGTGA
- a CDS encoding glutathione S-transferase family protein has translation MRLFDSPRAPNPRRVRWFLAEKQAEIEIVSVDVFKGEHKTPDYVARVGLANVPALELDDGTTITESIAICRYLESVFPEPNMFGRDAREVAVIEMWTRRTELLLANPLMMAVRHTHPALAALDTQVPAIAEANVGAATRALRFFDRRLGESAFIAAERVTMADIVAFTAIDFARMIKFALPDECANLVRWAGEMRSRPAAAAGT, from the coding sequence GTGAGACTGTTCGACAGCCCGCGCGCGCCCAATCCGCGCCGTGTCCGCTGGTTCCTGGCGGAGAAGCAGGCCGAGATCGAGATCGTCTCGGTCGACGTGTTCAAGGGCGAACATAAGACGCCCGACTATGTCGCGCGCGTGGGGCTTGCAAACGTGCCCGCGCTTGAGCTCGACGACGGCACGACGATCACCGAATCGATCGCGATCTGCCGCTATCTCGAGAGCGTCTTTCCCGAACCCAATATGTTCGGCCGCGACGCGCGCGAGGTCGCGGTGATCGAGATGTGGACGCGCCGCACCGAGTTGCTGCTCGCCAACCCGCTGATGATGGCGGTGCGCCACACGCACCCCGCGCTCGCCGCGCTCGATACTCAGGTCCCTGCGATCGCCGAGGCCAATGTCGGCGCGGCAACGCGCGCGTTACGCTTCTTCGATCGGCGGCTGGGCGAAAGCGCCTTCATTGCCGCCGAGCGCGTGACGATGGCCGATATCGTCGCCTTCACCGCGATCGATTTCGCGCGCATGATCAAGTTCGCGCTACCCGACGAGTGCGCGAACCTCGTCCGCTGGGCGGGCGAGATGCGGTCGCGCCCGGCCGCCGCCGCCGGAACCTAA
- a CDS encoding TadE/TadG family type IV pilus assembly protein produces MIAALCRLRAERSGTALVEFALVLPVALTLYYGTLQLQDAIACNRKVTIATRALADLVAQNLTGDTTAAAVDGVLGASTQVLAPYPAGPATMRVTQVMTDAANRTTVQWSRARGGLPLAKGTQMTIPVQMRIPGTYFLLSEVTYGYTPPVFFGDLAVVRLADSLYMLPRNSAKIDCGDC; encoded by the coding sequence ATGATCGCCGCATTGTGCCGGCTGCGCGCCGAACGATCGGGCACAGCGCTGGTCGAATTCGCGCTTGTGCTGCCGGTCGCGCTCACTCTTTATTACGGGACGCTCCAATTGCAGGATGCGATCGCCTGCAATCGCAAGGTGACGATCGCGACACGCGCGCTTGCCGATCTCGTCGCGCAGAACCTGACAGGCGATACGACGGCGGCGGCGGTCGACGGCGTGCTTGGCGCGAGCACGCAGGTGCTCGCCCCCTACCCCGCCGGCCCCGCGACGATGCGCGTCACGCAAGTGATGACTGATGCGGCCAACCGGACCACCGTCCAGTGGAGCCGTGCGCGCGGCGGCCTGCCGTTGGCGAAGGGCACGCAGATGACGATCCCGGTGCAGATGCGCATTCCCGGCACCTATTTCCTGCTGTCCGAAGTCACCTACGGGTACACGCCGCCCGTTTTCTTCGGTGACCTCGCCGTCGTCCGGTTGGCGGACAGCCTCTACATGCTGCCGCGCAACAGCGCGAAGATCGACTGCGGGGATTGCTGA
- a CDS encoding SDR family oxidoreductase, producing MQDFGGRLAVVTGGGTGMGRELVRQLVAQGASVAMCDLFADSMAETTRLCVADGVPQGVRITSHIADVGEEEQVIRFAAEVAREHDTDRIHLLFNNAGIGGGGSFVLDDRAEWDRVFQICWFGVYYTCRAFFPMLQRADAGHIVNTSSANGFWAALMPGVSHTAYSAAKFAVKGFTEALITDLRNYAPHIQASIVMPGGIGTPIGLNSRRVLGDTGFTDVGRQKLRRHLAAIGVAGAETMDDAALNEAQAMLAKRFEEMAPTSAAKAATIILDGVKADRWRILVGEDVTRLDKRVRAEPERAYDPDFLAYAAE from the coding sequence ATGCAGGACTTCGGCGGCAGGCTGGCGGTGGTGACGGGCGGCGGCACCGGCATGGGGCGCGAACTCGTCCGCCAGCTCGTCGCGCAAGGCGCGAGCGTCGCGATGTGCGATCTCTTCGCCGATTCGATGGCCGAGACGACGCGATTGTGCGTTGCGGACGGCGTGCCGCAAGGCGTGCGCATCACCAGCCACATCGCTGACGTGGGCGAAGAGGAACAGGTGATCCGCTTCGCGGCCGAGGTCGCGCGCGAGCACGACACCGATCGCATCCACTTGCTGTTCAACAACGCCGGGATCGGCGGCGGCGGCAGCTTCGTCCTCGACGATCGCGCCGAATGGGACCGCGTGTTCCAGATCTGCTGGTTCGGCGTCTATTACACGTGCCGCGCCTTCTTCCCCATGCTCCAGCGCGCGGACGCGGGGCATATCGTCAACACGTCGAGCGCCAACGGCTTCTGGGCGGCGCTGATGCCCGGCGTATCGCACACCGCGTACAGCGCGGCGAAGTTCGCGGTGAAGGGCTTTACCGAGGCGCTGATCACCGATCTGCGCAACTATGCCCCGCACATCCAGGCGTCGATCGTCATGCCGGGCGGTATCGGCACCCCGATCGGCCTCAACTCGCGCCGCGTGCTCGGCGATACCGGCTTCACCGACGTCGGCCGCCAGAAGCTGCGCCGCCACCTTGCCGCGATCGGCGTCGCAGGTGCCGAGACGATGGACGATGCGGCGCTGAACGAGGCGCAGGCGATGCTCGCCAAGCGCTTCGAGGAGATGGCGCCGACCAGCGCCGCCAAGGCCGCGACGATCATCCTCGACGGGGTGAAGGCGGATCGCTGGCGCATCCTGGTCGGTGAGGACGTGACCCGGCTCGACAAGCGCGTCCGCGCGGAGCCGGAGCGCGCCTACGATCCCGATTTCCTCGCCTATGCGGCCGAGTGA
- a CDS encoding TadE/TadG family type IV pilus assembly protein has product MTGIGGDDRAGMNLFHRLFAQRALHLFRDRRGAVIVEFAFVAIPFIALMLAILQTSLVYFAAEALETGVEASARSVITGKAQLADATGRTLGMTDAELAERYRKAACAALPTFLKCANLLVEVKSAATWGTIDSAVPTLTYDSTGKVTNNFAYDLGSGGAIVLVRLMYPWPIEADPLVLLANRGKRSRLLVATSVGKSEAYQ; this is encoded by the coding sequence TTGACCGGCATTGGTGGCGACGATCGAGCCGGAATGAACCTTTTTCATCGCCTTTTCGCCCAGCGCGCGCTGCACCTGTTTCGCGACCGACGCGGCGCCGTGATCGTCGAATTCGCGTTCGTCGCGATCCCGTTCATCGCGCTGATGCTGGCGATCTTGCAGACCAGCCTCGTCTATTTCGCCGCGGAGGCGCTCGAGACCGGCGTGGAGGCTTCGGCGCGAAGCGTCATCACCGGCAAAGCACAGCTCGCCGACGCTACCGGACGGACGCTTGGCATGACCGACGCCGAACTCGCCGAGCGCTATCGGAAGGCCGCGTGCGCGGCACTGCCGACATTCCTCAAATGCGCGAACCTGCTGGTCGAGGTGAAGAGCGCCGCGACTTGGGGGACGATCGACAGTGCGGTGCCGACGCTGACGTACGATTCGACCGGAAAGGTCACGAACAATTTCGCCTACGATCTGGGCTCAGGGGGCGCCATTGTTCTCGTGCGCCTGATGTATCCCTGGCCGATCGAGGCGGATCCGCTGGTGCTGCTGGCCAACCGGGGCAAGCGCTCTCGCCTGCTGGTGGCAACGTCGGTCGGAAAATCGGAGGCGTATCAATGA